In Mixta intestinalis, the following are encoded in one genomic region:
- the tsaC gene encoding L-threonylcarbamoyladenylate synthase type 1 TsaC yields the protein MNKQLLPGTLDWCVQQLQQQAVIAYPTEAVFGLGCDPDNEKSVMELLAFKQRPVEKGLILIAADYQQLEPYVSDRELSVVQREKMFATWPGPVTWVLPALPQTPRWLTGRFDTLAVRVSAHPAVQALCRAFGKPLVSTSANLSGQPPCRNVEEVLQQFGKHFPVLHGETGGRLNPSEIRDIISGDIIRQG from the coding sequence GTGAATAAACAACTTCTTCCCGGAACTCTCGACTGGTGCGTACAACAGCTTCAACAACAGGCGGTAATTGCCTATCCCACAGAAGCGGTATTCGGCCTGGGCTGCGATCCGGATAATGAAAAGTCGGTTATGGAATTACTGGCGTTTAAACAACGTCCAGTAGAAAAAGGATTAATTCTCATCGCTGCGGACTATCAGCAGCTCGAACCTTACGTTTCAGACCGTGAACTGTCGGTTGTGCAGCGTGAAAAGATGTTTGCAACCTGGCCGGGGCCGGTAACCTGGGTTCTGCCAGCACTTCCGCAAACGCCGCGCTGGCTGACAGGGCGTTTTGATACGCTGGCAGTACGCGTTAGCGCTCATCCGGCAGTGCAGGCGCTTTGTCGCGCATTTGGCAAGCCGCTGGTTTCTACCAGCGCTAACCTGAGCGGCCAGCCGCCCTGCCGTAATGTGGAAGAGGTGCTGCAGCAATTTGGTAAACATTTTCCGGTGTTACATGGTGAGACCGGCGGGCGCCTTAATCCTTCAGAAATTCGCGATATTATCAGCGGCGACATTATTCGTCAGGGATAG
- the aroE gene encoding shikimate dehydrogenase, with translation MDNFVVIGNPISHSKSPLIHRCFAQQTGIEHRYGSLLSPLDSFSQTVQHFLQQGGRGANITLPFKQQAYELADELTERAALAGAVNTLHQRADGRLLGDNTDGIGLLSDLQRLALIKPGDNVLLIGAGGAARGVILPLLSFGCTLTLTNRTPARASELAAIFAHTGEIDALAPTELSSRHFDLIINATSSGVNGDIPQLPATLIQTDTRCYDMFYQKGATPFLRWCQQAGATAMADGLGMLVGQAAHAFLLWHQVMPEIEPVINRLQAELSA, from the coding sequence ATGGATAATTTTGTTGTCATCGGCAATCCGATTTCACATAGCAAGTCGCCGCTAATTCATCGCTGTTTTGCGCAGCAGACGGGGATTGAACATCGCTATGGCAGTTTGCTTTCTCCGCTCGATAGTTTTAGCCAAACGGTTCAACACTTCCTGCAACAGGGAGGACGTGGCGCGAATATTACGTTGCCGTTTAAACAACAGGCGTATGAACTGGCCGATGAGCTTACCGAACGGGCAGCGCTGGCGGGAGCCGTTAATACGTTGCATCAGCGCGCAGATGGCCGCCTGCTTGGAGATAATACCGATGGCATTGGTCTACTCAGCGATCTACAAAGGCTGGCGCTGATAAAACCCGGAGATAACGTGTTGCTGATTGGTGCTGGTGGCGCGGCACGGGGCGTAATTCTGCCTTTACTCTCTTTTGGCTGCACGCTGACGCTAACTAACCGTACACCGGCGCGAGCCAGTGAACTGGCCGCTATTTTTGCCCATACCGGTGAAATTGATGCGTTGGCGCCAACTGAATTGTCCAGCAGGCATTTTGATTTGATTATCAATGCCACCTCCAGCGGGGTGAACGGCGATATTCCGCAGTTGCCTGCGACGCTAATCCAGACGGATACGCGCTGTTATGACATGTTTTATCAGAAGGGCGCTACGCCTTTTTTACGCTGGTGTCAGCAGGCTGGCGCGACGGCAATGGCTGATGGGTTAGGTATGCTGGTGGGGCAGGCGGCGCATGCCTTTCTGCTCTGGCATCAGGTTATGCCAGAAATTGAACCAGTAATTAATCGTTTGCAGGCTGAGCTGTCAGCATGA
- a CDS encoding DUF1488 domain-containing protein produces MNQAIQFPDRESWDEQRQAVCFPAMVNGFQLTCAISGSVLLQRFGGNNEPLAIFQQHRWDLEDQAQALIEDQQEDSQGWIWLS; encoded by the coding sequence ATGAATCAGGCAATACAGTTTCCCGATCGTGAAAGCTGGGATGAACAGCGGCAAGCAGTTTGTTTTCCCGCTATGGTGAATGGCTTCCAGTTAACCTGTGCTATTTCAGGAAGTGTTTTACTCCAGCGGTTCGGTGGCAATAACGAACCACTGGCGATATTTCAGCAACACCGTTGGGATCTGGAAGATCAGGCGCAAGCTTTGATTGAAGACCAACAGGAAGATAGTCAGGGTTGGATTTGGCTTTCCTGA
- a CDS encoding gamma carbonic anhydrase family protein: MSSVLRPFKETFPRLGDRVMVDTASVVIGDVTLNDDVSIWPLVAIRGDVNKVVIGKRSNIQDGSVLHVTHKSASQPEGFPLIIGEEVTVGHKAMLHGCTIGNRVLVGMGSIVLDGAIVEDEVMIGAGSLVPPGKRLEKGYLYLGSPVKQIRPLNEKEIEGLRYSANNYVRWKDDYLAQESQIQP, from the coding sequence ATGTCCTCAGTTTTACGCCCGTTTAAGGAAACTTTTCCACGCCTCGGCGATCGTGTCATGGTGGATACCGCCAGCGTCGTCATTGGCGACGTCACGCTGAATGATGACGTCAGCATCTGGCCATTGGTTGCGATACGTGGAGACGTGAATAAAGTCGTGATTGGCAAACGCAGTAATATTCAGGACGGCAGTGTTCTGCACGTCACCCACAAATCCGCCAGCCAGCCAGAGGGTTTCCCCTTAATCATTGGTGAAGAGGTCACCGTTGGTCATAAGGCGATGTTACACGGCTGTACTATTGGTAACCGCGTGCTGGTTGGAATGGGCTCGATAGTACTGGATGGCGCTATTGTAGAAGATGAGGTCATGATTGGTGCCGGCAGCCTTGTTCCCCCGGGAAAACGTCTTGAGAAAGGTTATCTCTATTTAGGTAGCCCGGTAAAACAAATTCGCCCGCTGAATGAGAAAGAGATCGAAGGCCTACGTTACTCAGCGAACAATTATGTCCGCTGGAAAGATGACTATCTGGCTCAGGAAAGCCAAATCCAACCCTGA
- a CDS encoding amino acid ABC transporter ATP-binding protein, translated as MPSVTHSTEAMITLENVNKWYGQFHVLKNINLTVKPRERIVLCGPSGSGKSTTIRCINHLEEHQQGRIVVDGIHLNEDLRNIEKVRTEVGMVFQHFNLFPHLTVLQNCTLAPLWVRKIARKEAEELAMHYLQRVRIAEHAHKFPGQLSGGQQQRVAIARSLCMKPKIMLFDEPTSALDPEMVKEVLDTMIGLAEDGMTMLCVTHEMGFARTVADRVIFMDSGEIVEQAPPQEFFAHPRSERTRKFLSQVIH; from the coding sequence ATGCCATCCGTAACGCACTCCACTGAAGCGATGATCACGCTCGAAAACGTGAATAAATGGTACGGTCAGTTTCACGTGCTGAAGAATATTAATCTAACGGTTAAACCACGAGAACGTATTGTATTATGCGGGCCGTCCGGTTCAGGAAAATCAACCACGATACGCTGTATTAATCATCTGGAAGAGCATCAGCAAGGGCGCATCGTCGTGGACGGCATTCATCTGAATGAGGACTTACGCAATATAGAGAAAGTACGCACGGAAGTAGGGATGGTATTTCAACACTTTAACCTGTTTCCTCATCTGACCGTTTTACAAAACTGTACGCTGGCACCGCTCTGGGTACGCAAAATCGCCAGAAAAGAAGCGGAAGAGCTCGCTATGCATTATCTGCAACGGGTGCGGATCGCTGAGCATGCGCATAAGTTTCCAGGACAACTTTCCGGTGGTCAACAACAGCGCGTAGCGATTGCACGTTCGCTCTGCATGAAGCCGAAAATCATGCTGTTTGATGAGCCGACGTCTGCGCTCGATCCTGAAATGGTTAAGGAAGTGCTGGATACCATGATAGGACTGGCAGAGGATGGCATGACGATGCTTTGCGTTACTCACGAAATGGGATTTGCCCGCACCGTTGCCGATCGCGTAATTTTTATGGATAGCGGGGAGATCGTTGAACAGGCACCGCCGCAAGAGTTTTTTGCCCATCCTCGCTCAGAAAGAACGCGCAAATTTCTGTCGCAGGTTATACATTAG
- a CDS encoding amino acid ABC transporter permease produces the protein MRAVQWMRKNLFSSWFNSILTLLCLWLFWQIIPPALNWLLLQANWVGDSRADCTKDGACWVFIHARFGQFMYGLYPHELRWRINLTLAIGVLSLIPMFIRLLPRRGRYIAAWAVIYPLFVWLMLYGGLFGLERVETRQWGGLTLTLIIAAVGIAGALPLGILLALGRRSSMPIVRTLSTIFIEFWRGVPLITVLFMSSVMLPLFMAEGTSIDKLVRALVGIILFQSAYVAEVVRGGLQALPKGQTEAAESLALGYWKTQLLVILPQALKLTIPGLVNTIIALFKDTSLVIIIGLFDLFSSVQQATVDPEWLGMSTEGYVFAALIYWIFCFSMSRYSQHLEKRFHTGRKPY, from the coding sequence ATGCGCGCTGTCCAATGGATGCGTAAGAATCTCTTTTCCAGCTGGTTTAACTCAATCCTGACTTTGCTGTGTTTGTGGCTATTCTGGCAGATTATACCGCCTGCACTGAACTGGCTGCTTTTGCAGGCTAACTGGGTGGGCGACAGCCGGGCTGACTGCACCAAAGATGGTGCCTGTTGGGTGTTTATCCATGCACGCTTTGGCCAGTTTATGTATGGACTCTATCCTCATGAACTGCGCTGGCGCATTAACCTGACGCTGGCGATCGGCGTGCTTTCACTGATTCCGATGTTTATTCGCCTCCTTCCCCGGCGCGGTCGCTACATCGCCGCCTGGGCCGTTATCTATCCGCTATTTGTCTGGCTGATGCTTTATGGTGGGCTGTTTGGGCTGGAGCGCGTCGAAACACGCCAGTGGGGTGGCTTAACGCTGACGCTGATTATCGCCGCGGTGGGCATCGCTGGCGCATTGCCGTTGGGTATTCTGCTGGCATTGGGCCGACGCTCATCGATGCCGATAGTCAGAACGCTCTCAACAATCTTTATTGAGTTCTGGCGTGGCGTACCGCTGATTACCGTTTTATTTATGTCATCGGTTATGCTGCCGCTCTTTATGGCGGAAGGGACTTCCATCGATAAGCTGGTAAGGGCGCTGGTCGGCATTATTCTGTTCCAGTCCGCTTATGTTGCTGAAGTGGTCAGGGGCGGACTACAGGCGCTGCCAAAAGGACAAACTGAAGCAGCAGAATCGCTGGCGTTAGGCTACTGGAAAACGCAGCTGCTGGTGATCTTGCCGCAGGCGCTAAAGCTCACCATTCCCGGACTGGTCAATACCATTATTGCGCTGTTTAAAGATACCAGTCTGGTCATCATTATCGGCCTGTTCGATCTTTTTAGTAGCGTACAGCAGGCTACCGTCGATCCTGAATGGCTGGGGATGTCCACGGAAGGCTATGTATTCGCCGCGCTGATCTACTGGATCTTCTGTTTCAGCATGTCGCGCTACAGCCAGCATCTGGAAAAACGTTTTCACACCGGGCGTAAACCTTATTAA